In Luteitalea sp. TBR-22, one genomic interval encodes:
- a CDS encoding ornithine cyclodeaminase family protein, which produces MSPLVRLLTHQDVQRALVGVDLVGLMEAALGALSAGDVVQPLRSSMLVGPERAYLGLMPAHIASHAALGLKLVTVFNANRAQGLPSHFATILLLDDATGMLRAVMDGSHITEARTAAVSAVAVRHLQGAPPRRMALLGSGAQARSHLRALVAEAPSLQEVRVWSPRADLAAFVREISTEVAATLVASDSAEAASRGADLIVLVTSSPHPVLDRRWVQDGALVVSVGACRPDQREMDPELVSAARLVVDSRAAALVESGDVVQGIAEGRFGADHIRAELGEVVRSRVPIRQAASDVVVFKSLGLAVEDVAVAHLVLERAAADGLGTLVAL; this is translated from the coding sequence ATGTCGCCACTCGTCAGGTTGTTGACTCACCAGGATGTGCAGCGCGCCCTCGTCGGCGTCGACCTGGTGGGCCTCATGGAAGCTGCGCTCGGCGCCCTGTCAGCGGGCGACGTCGTGCAGCCGCTCCGGTCCTCGATGCTCGTCGGCCCCGAGCGCGCCTATCTCGGTCTGATGCCGGCGCACATCGCCTCGCACGCGGCACTGGGCCTGAAGCTGGTGACCGTCTTCAACGCCAATCGCGCACAAGGCCTGCCGAGTCACTTCGCGACCATCCTGCTGCTCGACGACGCAACCGGGATGCTGCGTGCGGTGATGGACGGGTCACACATCACCGAGGCGCGCACCGCGGCGGTGTCGGCCGTGGCGGTGCGCCACCTGCAGGGGGCGCCCCCGCGTCGCATGGCGTTGCTGGGCAGTGGCGCCCAGGCGCGCAGTCACCTGCGGGCGCTCGTCGCCGAGGCGCCCTCGCTGCAGGAGGTGCGGGTGTGGAGCCCGCGGGCCGATCTCGCGGCATTCGTGCGGGAGATATCGACCGAGGTGGCGGCCACTCTCGTCGCATCGGACTCGGCCGAGGCCGCGAGCCGCGGCGCCGACCTCATCGTCCTCGTCACCTCGTCGCCGCATCCCGTGCTCGACCGGCGTTGGGTGCAAGACGGTGCCCTCGTGGTGTCGGTCGGCGCGTGCCGGCCCGACCAGCGCGAAATGGACCCCGAACTCGTATCGGCCGCGCGCCTGGTCGTCGACTCGCGCGCTGCCGCGCTCGTCGAGTCGGGAGACGTCGTACAGGGCATCGCGGAAGGTCGCTTCGGGGCCGACCACATCCGCGCGGAACTGGGGGAGGTGGTCCGATCGCGCGTCCCCATCCGCCAGGCGGCCAGCGACGTCGTGGTCTTCAAGTCGCTTGGTCTCGCCGTCGAGGATGTCGCGGTGGCTCACCTCGTGCTCGAGCGCGCCGCGGCCGATGGGCTCGGCACGCTGGTGGCGCTGTGA